ACGGGcagataaaaaaaaattaaggAATAAACATTGCCTGATGGAGTCTGTCAGCCTTGTGAGCTAATATTAGTCTATGGCATCCAGCCAATCCCGTCGCCACAGTGGCACAGGACGCCCATGGCTGGGAATAATACTCCAGCTTAACACAATACGCAGTAATCGTCCGCTGTCAAATCAAACTGATGTTCAAATCCTTCATTTCACTGATAAGGTATTAAGAAAAATTTCAGGCCATTGATTTTGTGAATTACGCATCAACCTGCTGCGCGTTAAACTTGCATGGCATGTGTGTCACTCTGCGAACTGGACCCCAAACTGGACCCCAGGGCAAAGCTCCCAGTCATCCCTGCACAAGCTGGGGCGTCAACGTATGATCTCATGACTTTTTATACCAAGCGCCATCCTCGAATCCTGAAGCTTTTCATCCAAACCATAGCTTCACCCGGCTCAATCGtttcctttcttctcccaATTCACTCAACAAGGTGTGATCCAGCTGCCAGCAAGCTCGACATCCCCCCAAAGTGAACACAAGAATCCATCCAAGCTCCCCGAACACAGCTCCGACAGCCGAAGCGTCCCTCATCAaaccatggcggccgcagcAACGAGGCTCGTCGTCTGCGGCGGAAGCGGCTTCCTAGGTTCCCGTATCTGCAAGTACGCCGTCGCCCGAGGATGGGAAGTCACATCAATAAGGTAAATCggccccccttccccctAAGCTTCCGTTCATTGACATGCCCTTCCCTTCCTTTCAGTCGATCAGGCGAGCCAAAATGGGACTCGGTCACCTCGTCGCCTCTCCCACCATCCTGGTCACACAAGGTCTCGTGGGAACGCGGCGACATCCTCCGCCCCGTGACGTACGCGCCGCTGCTCAAGGGCGCAGACTATGTCGTACACAGCATGGGCATCCTCCTCGAGGCAGACTACAAGGGCATCGTCTCCGGGAAGGAGTCGCCGCTCACCGGCCTGCAAAAGATGTTCTCCCCAGTCCGTGAGCGTGGCACCAACCCGCTGGATAAAAAGGCCGGCGAGGACATCAAGCCGCCTAATCCCACCGACCAGTTCTCCTACGAGGTCATGAACCGCGATAGTGCCGTCGCCCTGGCCAAGCATGCCGCGGCGGAAAAGGCCAGCGCCTTTTGCTTCATTTCCGCCGCTGGAGGTGCGCCCATCATGCCCCCGCGGTACATCTCCACCAAGAGACAGGCCGAAGTTGCCATTGCGACGAATTTCCCCGAGATGCGTGGTGTCTTTGTGCGGCCGCCATTCATGTATGACAGCTCGCGCAAGATCACCATGGGtatggctgccatggctggcgcAGGCACACTGTTCACGAGAATGACGGGAAATTACTTGAAAGATTTCATGGGCGCTGCTGGCACAAAACCGCTCCAGGTTGACACGGTTGCAGAGGCGGTCGTGGAGGCACTCAGTGACGAGACAGTCAAGGGACCCGTCGAGGTTCCTCAGATTGAGGAGCTAGCGAATAAGGGATGGCGGAAGACTATGTTGTAAGATTGTGTGCCCAAAAATGCACAAGGTGAAGCTCTTTAGACTGTACAATAAAAATCCAACGCCACAATATGCACCGGGTATTAGAAAAACCATTGCTTTAACCCATCTTTATAAACTCCGTCATGACTTGCGCTTCTCATAACCAATCACTCATAGCCCCCCGAATGCATCGTACCCACAACAGAATCGTGACGTCGTGCCATGATTGTCTGTCTCGCAACCATGTCAAACGACATTCTTGCAGTCCTGCCTGCACCCTCCGCCTCATTCAAATCATGGTGCCTCTCTCGAAGCTGTCCCGGATATCGGCAGTGTACTTGTCGTAGAACCTTGCCAGTTTCTGGTTGAACTGCTTGTTCTTCTCGTTGATGTATGTGACAtctccgtcgtcgccattcttggccatgcgctcctttctcttcttgagTCTCTGCTCTTCGGCCCGTCGCAGATCGGCAACCAGGCGGTCCACCGCCGCCTTATCGGGCTTGTTCTGCGTGAGGGTAGCCGTGTCGGCTGTGGAATATAATGACCCGTCTTTGTCGACGGCAATGAGCTCGCCATCTTCGGTCTCGACAATTTCCAAACCCCCTGAAGCGGCTGCCTTTTCAATTGCTGCCATCTTCTGCTTTTCATATTGCTCCATGTCGGGAGTGATGTTCTTGAGCTGACGCTTGTAAATCTTGTTGCTCTCCTGTTGGGGGTCGCTAAAGGCGTTGTTGTCACGATGCGCAGCCTTTTTCTTCATTCGCTTGTCCCACTTCTCGCTCTCGTCAACCGTCCAGTCCCACGCCCGCTTGCGCTCAAAATCTTTGCCGGATTCTTCGATCTCCGCCTTGACAAGCTTGTGCGCTGCGATGTCCTGCTTGCGCTTCAGGGCTGTGAGTTGGCTCTGATCTGTGCCCAGTCTCTGGGATTCCTTTGTAGCTTCGTCGCGGTTTGTTGCGGAGGACGTTTTTGCTCGCGCCTGGAGGGCCTTGAAGCGGGCCATGCGATCTTCAGCTGGCGCCATCTCGAGACCTGGTTCGTGTAGACGGTTGTTTGAAGATGTGCGTGTTTGCGTGTGTGTAACGGTGCTCGAGAAGATGTTGTAGGAATTaacgctttttttttttctgggtGCTGTTTGAGTAGAGACTATGCGCAGAGAAGGTGCTCGCTGATGCTGGCTTCAGGGTGAGTGTAGAAAGAGGACACAACAGTGGATAGGATGACAGAATTGCCCTGACATTTCTGGAGGGGAGCACTGACAAGTACTAATGCCCGCTATACCATTTTAGGCTTCAAGTCCCATTTTTCACGTGCTGAAAGTCTAAACTTGCAGTATCCGCTGCAAAATGCACTGACGAGTCACGACATTGGAGCCCAGAAATACTAGCCTGTAAATGAAGATGCAATTAAGTTATGCTTTGTCGCAACATAAATTATAGTGCTGCTTGGTTGCATTCGACGCGACTTCAGGGTCTCTGGGCGAGCTCTAATTTCAATCTACTTAGTTGAGTTTATATCTAAACCCTCTTACATACAATGGGAGTAATCTCATGGCGTGAAGCATAAACACCGGGCCTGTGTAATCGAGCGCCAAAAAGTCAaccaaccagttgacctttgaGATGCACCGGATTGACCAGACAAGACCAGACAACATCTGTGAACGGCGCCTCGCTACTAGTGCTCTACGCGAGAGTCTCCAGGGGCGGATCCACTAGATCTTGGGGTTGGCATCCCCTGAGGATCCCCTGGCGGAACCCCAGGTCTTCAATTGATGTTCGATCCCGTGTGGGGTGGCGTGTCAAAATCATGTCATCCCACGACCTCACTCCGAGCAACCTCGAGCACAGCGAGATGCCACGTTCGAGCTTCAAGCCGAAGCATCCCATCCCCCCGAACCATATGGCATCCAGCCCATGAGCAACACCAACTCCACGCACCAAAAAAGATGATACGCTCAGCAGCGCGGCTCTTCCAAGCCGACCTCAGCGTGGCACCACACTTACTCCGACCCAAAACTTTTGTGAAAAAAATTGGCAAGAACAATGAGATCTACTACACCCTAGTGAAGAAGGGGCTTGCGCATAACCTTGATCCGGAAAAGGAGTATAAATTCTTTGAAATGCCGAATTTACTGCTGGATCTCGATGCAGAGGGCACACGGCACGTGCGGTCCGTTGAGGACACTGATGAGAAGCTAATGACGGCCAGATGGGCAGAAGTGCCCAGACGAAGGGCAGTGCAGACTCGATCAAGGGCGTTCGAAGAACAACTTTACGAATCACGGGGGAAAGCACGCGAGATCATGTCACAGCCCACCAATCTTTGGCGCATTACTTCGCACGATATCGTCTCCGCTGCGCTTCATGGAGGTCCTGGCCCCCAGAGGAAATCGGCTCGGGAATTAACACCGGCAGACGTGATATCTGGATCAAGCAGCGCACCAACACCGTCCAGAAACTCGGGAATCATCGAAAAGCTCCTCCTGGAAAACGGCATACCTCAGCACGCCGTCAACGAGGACCAGCTCCTCCTTCGCTGGATGACCCTCCGCTACAACAGCCTCACCCAGTCATCCCCATATCACAGACGAACAGCGCCCTCACCAGAACAACTCAAACGAGCTCTTCAAACCCAAACGACTATTCTGGGCGCGCGTAGACTGGTCTTCCAGGCACTCTCGGCCGGCACCAGCATAAACAGCTTCCAGAATGAGACTAAGCCGGCAATAAGTCTGCCTCACCAGATACGCTCTACATGCGCCTACATCTTGAGTCAAGATCCGCGCGATCGAGATTTGTATCTCCAGGCGCTCACATTCCTCGGAAACCTCTCTGAGCGACTTTCTTCCCTCGATGCGCAGCTAGGGCCCATCTTGTGCGGGCTGGCGTTGAAGCTTTCTGCAGAGATTGGTTCCCTAGAAGCGTTACCAGTCTGGCTCTATCGCAGCCACCACACCTGCAGCAACGGCAAGCTGCTCATGAAAGATGTATTGTCAGCACTCACCTCTTTGCAGAGAACACTGAGGAGCAAACGCCCCGTGAACCTGCAGACCATTGAGCAACGCCAGCTTCTGTTCCAATTACTTACAGGCATCGACGAAAATGACACGATGGCCAAAGACTCTTTCAGGACATTTGGTACGACTTTCCTCGAGGGGGACAGCTCAAGCACGGCCAGGCGCGCATACTCTGCCTACATTGCACTGCTGGGACAGCTTGGCGCAGCACGAACACTGTGGCGGGAATGGCGAGAGCTGCCCTCTTCTGTTTCAAgagacgaggccgtcgtgcTCGGCTTTTGCAACGCCCTGAAACAGGCAGTCCGTGTCATGCCCGGCTCTGATGGCGAGTACACACCGGATTCTAGCCTCGCTGCGTGCGCCGCGCTAGATTATCACGCCATTGGGATGCAGGATACTGCTGCTTGGCGAGCACGCATCTCCAGTAACATGGCTGGGCAAGCAAATGTCAATGTTGCAGCGTGTCGGGCTATTTTGGACCTGCCTCTCGCCGATTGTATCAAGGGATTTGGAGCATTGTAGGCTTTGCCAAGAATTGAGCCTAAATGGCGGGACGGAAGGGGTTGCATTGCAAAAAGCCCCATCTCGAAGAGGAGAGTAGCCAGGCTCGTGATTTACATACATGTTGACGTGCATTCCCGGCGTCAGATGCCGGCATTTGCGTCGTAAGCGAGTGGGAAGGACGGGGTGAGGTTGGAAATGGCTCTCTGTAATGGTACTAGACATGTAGATATCGCGCCGGAAGCCAAGATTTGTACATTGTGGCGTATCAGTTTTGTCTCCTGGGTCTGATATTCGTTATACTGTGCATGTGTTAAGCCATGAGCCAGATTTTATTCTCCGTTTGGTCAGGCGAAGTGAGATTCTACTAGTCAGGGCTCGAGTTAGAGTTACCGCGGCGTCGAACTCAGAGTCTACAAGGAGTTGGCGGCTCGGATCGGAGACTTGCCGCATATACGATTCCCGGTATCGGCTCGTAACGAGAGCTCTCGATTCTCTTCATCCATATGACCAGACGTTTGTTTATTTCTGGGTCACAATCGGGCAGGTAGCTCATCCGTGAGCCGAATCCACCTCTCGGTATTGTACATGCATTCAAACCCCCACGGCTGTCTGGTTAGTTTGCACCAATGATAGCCATCCATGGTCAGGCAACGCAAGCGGCATTCACTAGATGTGTCGGAAATTTGTTACTCAAGTGCCGTGCCCTACGCGATGAGCAGGCCTATAGGCTATAGCTGCATTTCTGTGTTTTGTCGTCGTAATGTTTCAGCAAGTCGGCAGATGTCCTGAACTAGACATGTCTCGCTTCCAAGTTGGGGGGGTTTCGCGGTCCAACCGACAGGCAACAGAGGTCGTTTTGTGAGCTGTGCCGCGTCTATCCATTTTTCACGAACAAACTGTTACGTTTGAGAGGGTCCAATGCGCTGGATCGCGGACCATAATCCGAGCCCTCAAACAGAGTCGGTCCATGGGCTTCTTTACAACTTCGGACCTAGTCCGGCTCTCTCTGCGAGGGGGGATCGGTTGATAGTCAAGTTCGAGTTCAGGTGAGGTTTGACGCTCGTTTGTCCATGGCTGAATTATGGATACGCATGGTCAACCGAGGCGGCGTAAACTAGGTTTGGGTCAATTCTGCAGCTTCCAAGTTTACGGGTTCCGCAGGCCTCGCTGGCGCTGAGGAAGTCGGGTATTTTTCTGGCAAGGGTACCCAGGTAATCATCCAAAGGTTTCCAAAGGTTCAGTGTTCTGGACGTTCTAGGCGCTTGTCTAATGCAATGGATGGCGGGTGTGTTGGCTGTGTTGGCTGTAGGTCATAAGTCATGGCCTGCAGGGTGCAGTCGAGCCGGATTGCCATTCTAGGTGCAACGTCTGTGCCATTCATCATGATACGCATATTGTACGATGCCGATTTAGGCGACGGCGAGAGTTGCGAAACAAGATGCTCGGCACGCCTGAACATGCAGATGGAGTCAACCGTGTTCAGTACGCCGTTGGTCTTGGAGCCAGGCTTTGGAGCAAGGCAAGTCTGGAGATGTTCATGTCCACCAAGTGCCAAGCTTGGCTTGCAACGGATCCCTCGCCAGAGCTGAGCCCTGTTTGAGGCAGGAGTGATCGAGACGTTGTAATGGTTGCACTAGCTTGAACTGCGGGGGAGACGTGCAACATCCAACGATTTCACCTGGAGGCAAAGGGAGGCAAATGAGAATGGcttcaagaagacgaagaaggagaagaaaaattTTTCCATTTACTAGTTTTTCGCAAGGGTGCTCCGTAGTTGGGCAACGTTGAACGGGGTGAGACAGGCGACTGGTTAATAAGTGCGCCAAAGGGAGCGCAGGCGCTAGATGACGCGAGTGCCCAACGCTAAGGCCATCAGATTGATAAAAGCTAGACGCGAGGAGTTGGCATAACCAGCACAAGGGTCAGTCAGTCTGGTGCCTGTGGGCCGCAACAACCGCGTGCAACCTGGATGGACCTGTGACTGGTTGAGCAACAGAGGAGCCCATGAAACGACCAACCTTGCTGACTTCTACGGTGAGGCGGGAGACGGGCATTTATTTTATGGCCGATGGAGGCAAGCTACAAGATGAGCAGGGCCCATCATCCGAGCCGCTGTGGAGttgtattttattttattttattttattttattttatttattgGCTCAGTTTAAACCCGCgttgaaaagaagagaggcCAAGCAAGGTTGCGTCGATTTGTCTgtccgaaaaaaaaacaccgtTTTCTGCTTCTTAGCGCCTGCATCCGGACACGGGCGTGTACCGAGGTGAAAAAAGCCTTTCTACGCATTAAAGTCTAAGCGTTTTAGCGTTTGATATTTCCGGGACAGAAAGTAAATTGCCGAGACGCGTGTTCCAGTCAATGCTAGGTGGGCAATGGGACACAAGAGGCCTTTGGGGTTATAGGCTTATAGCACAGCCTTGAACGGTGACGACAAGTATTCTGAAGTGGCCACCATCAATGCCAggcaggtactccgtactccatacacGCCAGAGGACGGCGTACTACCCTCGACGGCGGTCTTGGTTTATCCTTTCTGGAATCAATCTTCCGTTTCCATTGTCGGATAGATcgggatggatggatgggtgaCAGAA
The DNA window shown above is from Metarhizium brunneum chromosome 1, complete sequence and carries:
- the msp-4 gene encoding Pre-mRNA-splicing factor, whose protein sequence is MAPAEDRMARFKALQARAKTSSATNRDEATKESQRLGTDQSQLTALKRKQDIAAHKLVKAEIEESGKDFERKRAWDWTVDESEKWDKRMKKKAAHRDNNAFSDPQQESNKIYKRQLKNITPDMEQYEKQKMAAIEKAAASGGLEIVETEDGELIAVDKDGSLYSTADTATLTQNKPDKAAVDRLVADLRRAEEQRLKKRKERMAKNGDDGDVTYINEKNKQFNQKLARFYDKYTADIRDSFERGTMI